The genomic stretch GTGAATCCAAGATTCTTCCCACTAAGGAAGTTCCTCTTACGGCAACGGGAGAGAAGGCCACTCAGTCGAGCACCTTTGTGCTACCCGAGAGATCCGACCAGGCAGAGACCAAGCGGCCAGCCAAGCAATCAGCCTTTGGTGCCGCCGTGGACAATGTTCGTCAGTCTGTCGGTCGCTTTGCCCCAGTCAGAAGTGGAGGCGTCATCGGCCCGGCTGAAGCTTCTCTTGCTCAGAGTGAAAACCTGCGCATTGCTCAGCAAAGAATTTTGGAACTTGAAAAGGTGATCGAGCGGCTAAGAGGCGAAAACGAAAAGCTTGTTACCGCCGGTGAGATGATACGCAAAAAGGCAGACGAGCTGTTAGCTAAGAGCGAGACCATGGAGGGGAAGTACAACCTCGATGTTTCTTCTCTTAACGAGGAAAAGGACATTCTTAAAAAATCCATTTCTGCCAAGGATAACGAAATCGACAAGCTCAAAACCCAGCTTGACGAGATGGAGTTACGCCTTAATACCACTCTTCAGAAAATACGTGTTCGCGAGCGCGAGTTGGAGAACCGGCTTGAACTGGTGAAGATGGAAAGCTCAGCATTGGTCAGGAACAAGGATGAGATCATTCTTGAGCTCAAGAGGCAAATGGATCAGGTCACTTTGGAGCTGGACAACTACCGGCACAAGGGACAGGAGCTCAACAAGCAGCTGAACGACAAACAGGAAATGCTCAAGAGAACAGTCAAGGCACTGCGAATTGCCCTGACCATGCTCGAGGGAGCAGACGAAGGCAACGTGAAGAAGGCGAAGTAATTTGGCAAATACCTGGTTAGTACTCTCAGATCAACTTCCTGGACAGCTTGACTGGATCAAGCACCTGAAGTCCTGCGGGTGCACAGTTGTTCGTCGTGACACTGCGGATGAAGTTGAAGCTCAGTTGTCCAGTGGAGTCGTTGGGGGAGTCCTCTACCATGGGGCTTCAGGTACAGAGCTGTGGAAGGCCGTGGAGGCCCTCCGCAAGAGTCATCCTCTTTGTCCAGTTATTTATTCTTTGGAGGAAAAGGATCCGGCCTTCGGCAAGGTTACCCAGGATGAGCTTCATGTGGTCGTCGGTAAAGGATTAAGCATGGAAGAGCGAAAGCAATTGGCCAAAAACCTCTTGCGTGTCGGCTCCCTCCATCGCCGTCTGCGCGAATTGGAGCAGGAATCAAAGAGCCGAAATGATGACGGTAGCCCCTTGGCGATGTTTGAAAATCTTGAGGTTAATTACATTATTGATCGTCTACTCCTTCACTTTGGCCCCATTGTGCCGGCAAAGAATATTCATTGGTTGGAAGCCAAAGAAGCCAACAGGCTATTGGATATTGATGAGCAAGAATTCCGGATGGAACTTCAGCATCGGTTCCTGGCGACGCCCTTAATGAGATCATACAAAGAAACTGCTGGGCACGAAATCCAGGCGGCACTCAAGTCCCTGCCTTGGGGTAAGGCACGGCTCGAAGAGGTCAAAGACTATTGTGTGTGGCGGGTAAAGGGCAGTCGCATGGGATTGATCCCTATTCTCAAGTCCCAGGGTGGTGAGTTGTTCGGCTACTTTCTGCTTGAGGGAGTGGATACCAGCGATTTGGAGTTTGTGGCTCAGCAGTTAACCAAGTCTGTAAACCTCGTACTTCCAGTGCTGGAACTTGGTTTCCGCTGTTGGGAAGCAGAGAATAAGGGATTTGTGGATATTCTGACCCCTCTCTACAACCAAAGGTTTTTGCCAGTGGTGTTGGACAATGAAATCAGTCGCTGTCAAAGACACGGGGGAGAATTTACAGTTCTTTTCTTGGACATTGATTATTTCAAATCCGTCAACGATACTCGCGGTCACTGGATCGGTTCCCGTTTGATCACTCAGTTGGGTGGTGTTGTTTCTGATAACATCCGAACTTGTGACTTTGGCTTCCGTTATGGAGGCGATGAGTTCGTGGTGGTCTTAGTCGGCACGGGTGCAGTGAATGGTAAACTCGTCGCCGAACGGATTCGCAAGAAGATTGAGAACCTGGTCTTCCAAGTCGAGGATCAGGAAGTCAAACTAACGGTGAGTATTGGTGTGGCTACCTATCCGGACCACGCCACGTCGAAAGATGAACTCATTAAGATGGCCGATCAAGCGATGTATTCGGGTAAGAACAAAAGTCGTAACGTAGTGTATATTGCGAGCTAATGAAAAAGATAAAACTTGTCGTCAGTGATTTACATCTCGGAGTAGGACGGACTCTGGAGAATGGCCAGATGAACTCTTTGGAGGAGTTCTATTATGACGAGAAGTTTGTAGAGTTTCTTCATTTTTATACCACGGGGAAATATGCTGATTATGAAGTTGAGCTGGTTCTCAATGGAGACATCTTTAACTTTCTTCAGGTCGACTATCGTGGTCACTACCTAACGGTCATTACTGAGGCCGTGACTCTCGACAAGGTGAAAAAGATCGTCAAAGGTCACCATCTGTTTTTTCAGGCGATCCGGGATTTTGTGAAGAAGGAAGGCAACGTGGTCACCTACGTGGTGGGCAATCACGACCAGGGAATGTTGTGGCCGGGCGTTCGCGCTTGGTTGAACGAAACCCTCGGCACGACCATTCGTTTTAAGAATATCGTTTACTATTTTGATGGCGTCCACATTGAGCATGGTCACATGCATGAAGCCGCCAATCGTCTTAATCCGCGCAAGTTCTTTTTGAAGCGCAATCTGCCAGAGCCAGTGCTTAATTTACCTTTTGGCTCACACTTTTTTGTCGAATATGTGCTGCAGATTAAACACAGCTATCCCCATGTGGATAAGATCCGCCCTGTTGATCGAATGATGCGATGGGCGATCTTCAACGAGTTTTGGCCGACGGTGAAAGCCAGCATCACTCTAATCTTCTATTTCTTGAAGGCAATCATTACTCACGATCCCCGGCGCAACTTTCCCTTCAAGCGGATTCTACGTGTGGCGCTGGAAAGGGCCATATTTCCGGACCTCAGTGAATCGGCCCGCCGCGTTCTTTTGGATGAGCGCGTCCATACCGTCATTTTTGGTCACACCCATGTCTATCAGTACAGGCAGTGGGGCGAGGACATGGAATACTTTAATACAGGAACATGGACAGAGCTCACCTCTCTTGATATTGCCTCTTTAGGCAAGATCACTAAGCTGACCTACGTTCTTCTGGAGTACCCAGAGGATGCGGAACGGCCTCGTGGTCGCCTCAAAGAATGGCACGGATATCATCGAATCGAAGAGGATGTGGCGGTTTCTTAATGATCAAAATTGACAATTTGTTTCCTAAGGTGGACCAGAACCAGTTGCAATTAGCTGGGCAG from Pseudobdellovibrionaceae bacterium encodes the following:
- a CDS encoding GGDEF domain-containing protein, which gives rise to MANTWLVLSDQLPGQLDWIKHLKSCGCTVVRRDTADEVEAQLSSGVVGGVLYHGASGTELWKAVEALRKSHPLCPVIYSLEEKDPAFGKVTQDELHVVVGKGLSMEERKQLAKNLLRVGSLHRRLRELEQESKSRNDDGSPLAMFENLEVNYIIDRLLLHFGPIVPAKNIHWLEAKEANRLLDIDEQEFRMELQHRFLATPLMRSYKETAGHEIQAALKSLPWGKARLEEVKDYCVWRVKGSRMGLIPILKSQGGELFGYFLLEGVDTSDLEFVAQQLTKSVNLVLPVLELGFRCWEAENKGFVDILTPLYNQRFLPVVLDNEISRCQRHGGEFTVLFLDIDYFKSVNDTRGHWIGSRLITQLGGVVSDNIRTCDFGFRYGGDEFVVVLVGTGAVNGKLVAERIRKKIENLVFQVEDQEVKLTVSIGVATYPDHATSKDELIKMADQAMYSGKNKSRNVVYIAS
- a CDS encoding metallophosphoesterase; amino-acid sequence: MKKIKLVVSDLHLGVGRTLENGQMNSLEEFYYDEKFVEFLHFYTTGKYADYEVELVLNGDIFNFLQVDYRGHYLTVITEAVTLDKVKKIVKGHHLFFQAIRDFVKKEGNVVTYVVGNHDQGMLWPGVRAWLNETLGTTIRFKNIVYYFDGVHIEHGHMHEAANRLNPRKFFLKRNLPEPVLNLPFGSHFFVEYVLQIKHSYPHVDKIRPVDRMMRWAIFNEFWPTVKASITLIFYFLKAIITHDPRRNFPFKRILRVALERAIFPDLSESARRVLLDERVHTVIFGHTHVYQYRQWGEDMEYFNTGTWTELTSLDIASLGKITKLTYVLLEYPEDAERPRGRLKEWHGYHRIEEDVAVS